The sequence below is a genomic window from Liolophura sinensis isolate JHLJ2023 chromosome 2, CUHK_Ljap_v2, whole genome shotgun sequence.
CCTCTCCCCTGGCACCCCTAATGTACTCACCAGACTTGATGTAGGAACGCCTCACCACCTCTCCCCTAGAACTCCTAAATGTACTCACTAAACTGTCTGTAGGAACGCCTCACCACCTCTCCCCTCAGAGCTAAATGTACTCACCAGATAGGCTGTAGGAACGCCTCACCACCTCTCCCATGGAACTCCTAAATGTACTCACTAGACTGTCTGTAGGAACGCCTCACCACCTCTCCCCTCAGAGCTAAATGTACTCACCAGATGGGCTGTAGGAACGCCTCGCCATCTCTCCCCTGGAACTCCTAAACGCCTCCCCGCCTCTCCCCTCACAACAAAAAGTACTTACCATACTGGCTGTAGGAACGCCTCACCACCTCTTCCCCGGAACCCTTCCACATTCAGCCTGTAATAGTCGGACTCATGTGAGATCCAGAACCCGTCATATTCCACAAATGTACTGTTCATCTCGTCCGACATGTCAATACGAACCCTCATCCTTCGATCTCGCGTGAACACGTACAGATTCTCGTTTCCCCACCAAAACTCTCCGTCACGTATTCTTCCGAAGCCATTCTTATATTCCTCCCAGTTACGGTTGAAGTTCACGTTACCGTTGAAACGTCTGAGACGACAACAACGGAAGTAAGGCATTAACACTTTCAGACAAGACTTCTCTATGATCTGAAATGTTGCTAAACTCATCTAATATTATTCTATACGAGTTTATTCAACTTTACAACACTGTGAAACTGTATTATATTCTTCTAATTAACCTTGTACCATGACTTATGTTGAGATAGTGGAATACTTTTTTCTACAATAAAACAATCTTGAAAATTAGCTCTGTCAATCATAATGACTGTAAACGAAACCCTTATTCATCGCATGGACCATAAAACggactatttcaagcaaaataaATGGCTGTGGCATCATTGGATTCCAACAAATCACCGCAGAATTCGATGTTTTTTAAGACATTGTACTCGgctggaaaaattctaaagaaaTATGTCCAACTACTTCTCGTAACAGTGTTTAATTGTCTTTCATCTCATGTATACATCAACTTAATGCTTACGTTGCCTTTACTGTCATGAAATGAGTAAAGGGACAAGCTAGAAAATGTACCTCTGAAAGACGGTCCAACCTCCGCCGTCCGTAGCCATATCACAGTACACAACGTAACTTTTGCCATCTACACTGACATTGTACAGACCGCTTTTGTCTACACAGTGATACATTTTCAAATCCCAGCAGTCCCTGGTAGGCGGGTTTCCATTGGCTGAAAACAAAGCTGTTTTATGAATTGATACCATATATCAGTATAGtagcatatatatgtagctgaaTAATGTAACCTTATTTAAACTGATCGTTCTGAATACGGAGTCGTAGTATGGTCTCCTCCGTTGAAACTTAGCAACAGGCATCTAACTGGATGCTAAAGTTACgagactgatttatttatctgtctatttgactggtgttttacgccatactcgagaatatttcacttatacgacggcggctgaCCCGATTGAATGGTAGGTTCTGTAAAGAATATGCGTGTCCTCCACGACACTTTCCAGCAAGGAGAGTTAGTACCCGTATAATACAAAccgccaaagaactaaaaaagtatataaagtacgaaaatacgacggaatcatgcaatgagaagcagtcaacagttttctgaGTGACTGAgcgaaatcagcattcaaatcgtataccatACTGGAATATCAGTtttcgataacaaaatatgtgtctcagttgcgctttgattgaaactgttGATATATCCACAGTAGAGATCTAATTCAACATCATGAATCTACTGCCCCCTAGTCCCGCGTTTAGCGGAATTGGACACAATAATGAAGCAGAGCGTCAAAGATTCTGGACGTTCTGTCTATATTCaattacaagagaattatacccaAGAGATGGACGAAGAAAAGTGATAAACTTTGTGTGTATTAAACTCCCATGTACTCCCATGTACAGCGACTTAGCAAGCTAATTGTTTTAGCGTTCAAAAGACAGGCCACAATTTCCTAAATGTCAGAGCTCATAAGGTCATAACTCTATTCGCATTACTAGTTTTGGAATGTTACATAGTTTATAATCTATGCCTCgatcagacattcgtatgccggCCTTCGAGTAATAAGGACCTTCTCGGTCAATAGccgcaaagccaattcccaaaacgatgtacaacacaaactaccaaagaactaagtatattaaatatgaaattagACCGGAATCATAGAATCATTCAAGTTTCATACAGGTATCCAACGGATATATTAACTGAACAGCTGCTGACTACTTGCAGGTAGGGATATTCTGTGccatttaggcctatatataaacatttaagaGATTGTAATGTTAATATCCTGTCAAATGCCCGACAGCTggaccttgacgtcattttataGAGAACAGTATGACGTTATaataaaaactgatacattgtaatattgtagACATTACACTACTAATCCATATTTGACGTAGCAATCACGTAAGGTCCTGATTACGTGGCTTGAGACTAGCTGGAATGAACTAAACATTGGCTAACATAGATAAATACAGAGAGGCTGCATATTTTAGAACTCTTTGTAACGATTGCAATACTGTACAGTTCAGAAATTAGAGTCGAACAAAAGATTTAACGTTTTGAGGCTTAAGGAGATTGTAAAGCTTGCGATTTAACGGGGCGAAATACACATAACACACTTTAAGATTTATATCGGCGAATTAGAGAGGGATCAAAACAATAGTCAAATTAAACTATGCTAAATACACCCAAAAGGAATTTTTACACAGCTTCAGATCTTCAGGAAACAACTAAAATCTTTCATAACTTGCGATTTACATGGATGGACGAAATTTTTACCCTGCTTGTTACTGGGTCGTCTGGGGAAAGTTACTTGTGTTCATTACCTGCAATTTTTGCTTCACACTTTTCTCCAGAATCTGTCACCCCTTTAGATCCAATCGCAGAAGGGATTCTCCGTATGGGCGGAGCTTCTGTCACCCCTCTAGATCCAATCGCAGAAGGGATTCTCCGTATGGGCGGAGCTTCTGTCCCCATTTGATTTCTGGGCGGAGCCTTAGTCGCTTTCTTCTTCTTACTTAGTTTTCCGTACCTTGGTTTTGATCTTGATATCTCCATGGCAGACCGCTGAGGAGGACGTGGAGATgctgttttatgtttgggtcgccgcgttgttgttgttgtgtcggTGGTTTCAGTTGACAAaggagttgttgttgtatcagTTGATGGTCTGGGCTTTCTTGTCGTCTTTGGCATCTCTGTTAAAATCAGGATTTTTTAGGGTTACGAATAAACGTATTTCTATATACCTTAGGCATAGCCACTCAACATTAGACGCCTGCATAAGGCGATTCCAAGCCGTGCAAACACATCATTCTCTGCTGTTATGTGTActctgcagtgcttgtgaactaccaCTTTGCTCTACGAACATAAAGAGTGTCTGCCAGGAAGTCGGAAgacttgggatcaaacccaggtcgggtcattccaaagactttaaaaatagtacttgttccTGACTCGCTTGGCgctgagcactgagaggttagggcaaggcaACAACCAACCTGGTTGGCCcagagtcagtataatgtgcctgggtggggtgtcatgtctggtgtcttcagcatgatacttcacttgaggcagcactttgacggcattcGCCCTGCTAAAcgaagacagtatatgtacacacacctaatgaatactcgtcgtcatatgactgaaaaattgttgtagACAACGTAAAACCCACAGCTcacatacataggcctacatccgAACATagctatatgtaaatgtatacagaaacaAGTCATTTACTACAGAAGAGAACGTATGCCACTTTGACATAAGTTTTAGAAAGGCAATGTTCCACATTCATTCATACAGCTTTTATCTCTGATCACCACAATAACTATATATCTGGGTTAAATATTATGTCTCCCGAAGCTCTAACCAATCATTTATTCCTTCACTCTTAAGTTTGTTAATATTGTACTCAATTATattactttgatttttttttactcgaTGCTCATAACAaagctttatttttttgactggtctttcatgtcgtacttaagaatatttcttaaGTACTGGCCACTATgcacgacagtggccagcattatgctgggaagaaaccgggcagagccctcgGGAAGCCCACGACCGTCCGCCGGTTACTTGGAGACTTCCTAGTACGACCGTTgggaaagccaacatgagctgaacttaacCTCatatcgaccgcattggtgaaagactcttGAATCAATAAGAACAAcgcttaaaagaaaaaacaaagtagTCCCAATGTGTTACAGGGAAAATGgcattttctttcctttttttttttttttttttttttttttggcgaacCAGACAACGCGGTCTTTACATTACCAGTAGGAAAGACACAATCACTTTTATGCGATGGCCGTAACTGGATGATCGTATTTTAGCTGATGGCTTCTTGAAGGAAACCAAGTGAAGCAAAGGGAAGCCTACGCTCATCCgaaagttgctggaagaccttcccacgcgcATATGCGaccggagaggcagccagcatgatctgtacattggtgagatgctttaTTGTGAAAAacgtttaaaggaaaagacacaGTATTCCGTCTATGTATTACAGGATTGTTTTGAGGATTCGATCTAACACATATTATACAACTGGGACACTGCTCTAGACCAAAAATGGCAACTCGCATATAATTTgccatattttaattttaatttaagatAAGAGGGGCGTTCATCTCACACATGACATACGTTCCTGTTCATGTAGGAAATATGAAAAGGATTAGATGTAAAATTGAGTCAACGCAGAGGTCTTTTCCTCTAATTCGAAATAATCTCACTCTCATTGGTCAAGGTCGTCTTTTCATCAGATCCATTCCACCTAGGAGGTTACAGGTCTTGCCGGAGTTTATTTGTCTGTGTCTACTTTTCAGAAACTTTATGGAAATGTGACAGGCgtatttgaatgaaattttgcacacaaacaTTCCGTTaaatatttgtctgtctgtattgTATATTTGAATACAGCCTGTCGGCTACTTTATGGTAAAAGTGATTGGCCTATTGAAAcgaaattttgtacacatatagtccatgaaatatttgtctgtatttgcatacttgtatatttgtatacagtCTGTCGGCTACTTTACGGTAAAATGTTATGGACGTATTGCTGCGAAATGTACACCAAATATCAACTGTGATCTGGATCTGCCTTCGTAATTTTTTAACGATTTGTCACCATTGACGCGCAGTAGAGAAATACAGAGAACTGTTTCTTTGCCTGCATATAGTGGGAGATCTGCACATTTGGCGATGACCAAATTCTTCCCTTATGCCAAGGCTTGTGAGTCTTATAGGTGTACGAAACCAGAGTGTTCTGTGTAATTCACGTGCGCTGCTCTTCTGCACTAAGTCGTATTTGAACAAATGAGAGCGGGTTTCGAACCTGCGCCCTCATTGTTCAAGTTCCAGTTGAATGGCTAAGGTGGAAACAGTCGGAAAAAAACATTGATACCTAAATGCATATAAACTTCATGTCGCAAAAGGAAATACAGGGGATATTCCAGCTACCCTTTGTATTTCTCCAGAAAAGGAGATACATGTTTTGGGGTATATTTTCGTATTCGTATATCTTACCTTTAACGTCTAGAATGAAGGTATGTTGTATCTGTCCATAGCGGTTCTTAATGAAGCACGTGTAATTACCCCGATCGTTAAGCACCATGTTCCTCAGCAGTAGCTTCCACTTTATGGCCTCTGTCTGCAACATTTGATTCAATGAATGAGCGAtccattgattgattgattgattgaatggcTGTCTAACGTTAATGGACGATCGCTTGTCTTCAAAAAATAAGGTGtgcatatatctgtacatgacacttggaaaagttcatcagttactgACCAAAGGCGGGTGGTTTACCCCGACACTCCCCTTTCTTTCACAATTAAAATGGTCGTGATGGTATGAGTGGAAAATCCTTGAGTAAGGCAATAAAATAACATTCAGTAAATCAATTTATAACAGTGTGGAATTGTTCGGTTGTAGAGTATTTACATTCAGGAGCGTCGCAATTAATTTGAAAGTGGTACGACTATCGGAGGATTATCCCAGCGCAAAAATCGGGGGTGAAGGACCCGCCTAGTCCCGGAAGCTGTGGGATGTTAGACGGCTGCAGATGCTTTGAAATCGGTTTACGGggtttttattcttcacatagATCCATTGTAGTTTTAGAAGCTTAACAgtctgcagtgtacatgtgtgtggatgGACCTTCATTTTCTTGGTCGCCATTAAATTGGCTCGACTTtatctttgaattttttttcatttcctttttttttttttttgactggcgGGAGGATAGGATGGATGATTGGTAAGAGGAGTGGATGGTGCCTAGCCTGAGGAGTGGGTGGATGACTGGCGGGAGGAGTGGATGGATGATTGGCAGGAGGAGTGGATGGATGATTGGCAGGAGGACTGGATGGGTGACTGGTGGGAGGAGTGGATGGATGATTGGCAGGAGGAGTGGATGGGTGCCTGGTGGGAGGAGTGGATGGATGATTGGCAGGAGGAGTGGATGGGTGACTGGTGGGAGGAGTGGATGGATGATTGGCAGGAGGAGTGGATGGGAGCCTGGTGGGAGGAGTGGATGGATGATTGGCAGGAAGAGTGGATGGGTGCCTGGTGGGAGGAGTGGATGGATGACTGGTGGGAACGTCAGCCTTTGTGAACCATAGcattcttattttatatttactccAACAACagttattttatgaaatatttggCTGATATATCTTCAAGGCGCTCAGTTTGTCACTCTTGCTGAAGACATGCTTGTTACTGGATTCATTAAAATTGTACGACAATGAAACCTAatcaaaaattcttttaaaGAGTGTAAACTTACCTTCTGGTTTGGTTTAAAACAGTGTAACGTAtcgcatatttttttttcacatttcccTATCATGATTTTTATGTGCATTTATTTTTACCTAGGCAGGTAAACTCCTATCATGTTTAAGCTCGttctaaaaaataaagaacTCAAATAAAACGCCAGATTTCAGACAATTCCTACTTCAACAATACTAaataaaatgagtaaataaacaaaatgttttgaaacttACCATTCCTTGCTTGCGGGCAAAGAGAATGTTATTTTTGAGCCACATAATCCTGGGTTGAGGTTTTCCGGAAGCAGGGCATCGTAAACTGGCTGTCTCTCCCTCGGTCACAGTCACGTGATTAGGCAGCTTCACCTTGTCCAGAAACTTGGGAGGCATTCCTGCACCAATGTACGATTGACTGATCCACTGGCTCATTGATTGGTTTATTAATTGATATATTGATTCACTGGTTTATTGATTcactggtttatttattcactgtTTCGTCGGTTGATTATttgatccccccccccccccccccacccaccaaaAAAAACTTCAATTTATGGACGAGGGcttttgtgaaaaaatacaaatatttaataatcAGCACGCGCTGAACTCACCTTCACCTGGCATCGGTTTTTTCGAATTTTTTGCTTCATTTGGCTTATTGCTGGTAAGCGCCTGTGCAGACGGCTCATGTGTTTTATCTTCATTTTCAGATTCCGGCGCCATCGTGATTATTCTTTCTGTTGGAaatagaacaaaatattttcttcattgttaaaaaaaaaacacttaagcACCATGGCTAGTTCATAGACAGTAGTTCCTGACCTACATGTGTATGCGCCTTTCCTTGGTTGGTATTTAACCTGTGAAACTTGTCAGGAAACCAGGCGGATTTACCAAAATCTGTCCAATCTTCTGCTCAGGGTAAACACGACCGATATTGCCAAACTAAAAGCTTCAAGAGCGCACAAtaccaaacaaatgaaaagagaATACTGTACAAAACAATCTAATAGCAGAAGTCTAATAACAGAAGTGCATTAAGAAAGGTGTAACAATAGAAGTGTAATACCAAAAGAGTAATAGCAAAAGTGTGCTAACTGGGGTGTAATAACATAAGAGTGCGTcataagaaaaatatacataGCAAAAACTGATAGGCACATACATGTCCAAATAAAAACGGTTATTTCATCACTCTCGTAGGCACGCTACATGTTTTCTATAAGAAAACGTCACTCAGTGttttactgaaaacgtcaatgttataaATAGGATGCCAGCCTATGTTTTAACTAAAAGGATGCCAGTCCATGGTTTAACGAAAACGTATGCGTGTATAGtaacaccatatacatgtaacgcgtttatggataagacgtctgcgtttaaataaaaacagcaaggcgTTTGAATATAAATGcgtgtgttttttaaaaatacatgccATGCGTGGTTAATATTTTCCGTGTAATGGCAGGAGTGTAATAACAAAAATCtaataacagaaatgaaataacagaaGTGTAAGAAGGTATGTGATACAGCGTCCCACATACGTTCCATTGAACTGCCAAGTAAATCGTGgtatttcacatttacaaaCATACAATAGCTCGAATATCTAAATTCTAAAAGCTCTGAATTACACGTCACGCATATATGCCTATTATTTGTTGTGAATACATGTGAATTCTTTACCCTTTCTGCTCACttcactccaaaaattaatctccTAATCTTAGAAGAAAGTCTGCTGTCTAGTAATGctagaacgtattctgttatttcaacacaatattgtgtcatgttcaacataattTCCTATTATCtgatctttatgttgaattaaaatgaatatgtgtgttatattgaaCAGGATAATGGGGTgcaaataacagaatacaattTAGCATCACCCAGTCAACAGATTTtcggttaaaattaacagattaattttt
It includes:
- the LOC135462726 gene encoding angiopoietin-related protein 6-like yields the protein MATSLRILFFAFVLLASSYMTDGKKAKGKKIKVKYTLPLNRTVEEELYSVKQTVMTVRQDLHDIMRDVKGLNRIFRDAENRLSELERIITMAPESENEDKTHEPSAQALTSNKPNEAKNSKKPMPGEGMPPKFLDKVKLPNHVTVTEGETASLRCPASGKPQPRIMWLKNNILFARKQGMTEAIKWKLLLRNMVLNDRGNYTCFIKNRYGQIQHTFILDVKEMPKTTRKPRPSTDTTTTPLSTETTDTTTTTRRPKHKTASPRPPQRSAMEISRSKPRYGKLSKKKKATKAPPRNQMGTEAPPIRRIPSAIGSRGVTEAPPIRRIPSAIGSKGVTDSGEKCEAKIAANGNPPTRDCWDLKMYHCVDKSGLYNVSVDGKSYVVYCDMATDGGGWTVFQRRFNGNVNFNRNWEEYKNGFGRIRDGEFWWGNENLYVFTRDRRMRVRIDMSDEMNSTFVEYDGFWISHESDYYRLNVEGFRGRGGEAFLQPVWEEESHNNMMFSTKDRDRDGSLANCAAHFGGGWWYNDCYAANLNGVYPRPDDRKTPSLQWKPWKGAKKYLTGVEMKIRPAIAPTSVTWDFWYPEKDDSFILTEYYRIHGGCC